The following proteins are encoded in a genomic region of Brachypodium distachyon strain Bd21 chromosome 1, Brachypodium_distachyon_v3.0, whole genome shotgun sequence:
- the LOC100844349 gene encoding uncharacterized protein LOC100844349, translated as MCILNLCLTCCSCLLPPSHNRHQDDMAASASDDGVITHRDVSLSTGVRLHVAEAGPAGAPAVLLLHGFPELWYTWRHQMRALAAAGYRAVAPDMRGYGGSDAPPGAPEEQYTALHVVGDLVALIDSLGEEKQPVFVVAHDWGAVTAWSLCLFRPDRVRAMVALSVAFTPRSPARKPVDGLRALFGDEYYVCRIQEPGAIEAEFARLGTDLVLRKFFTYRTPGPLFIPKSGWGSPDDEVPLPSWITEEDVKYYATQFDKTGFTGGLNYYRALNKTWELTSPWTGAEIKVPVKFVIGDLDLTYHTPGIQDFINKGGLKKYVPLLDDVVIMKDVGHFINEEKPEEVSAHIISFIKKFN; from the exons ATGTGCATCCTCAATCTCTGCCTCACTTGCTGCTCCTGCTTACTCCCTCCCTCGCACAACCGCCACCAAGACGACAtggctgcctccgcctccgacgACGGCGTCATCACGCACCGGGACGTGAGCCTCAGCACCGGCGTGCGCCTGCACGTGGCGGAGGCCGGCCCCGCGGGCGCGCcggcggtgctgctgctgcacgggTTCCCGGAGCTGTGGTACACGTGGCGGCACCAGATgcgggcgctggcggcggcggggtacCGCGCCGTGGCGCCCGACATGCGCGGCTACGGCGGCTCCGACGCGCCCCCCGGGGCCCCCGAGGAGCAGTACACGGCGCTCCACGTCGTGGGCGACCTCGTGGCGCTCATCGACTCCCTCGGCGAGGAGAAGCAGCCGGTCTTCGTGGTGGCGCACGACTGGGGCGCGGTCACGGCGTGGAGCCTCTGCCTGTTCCGGCCGGACAGGGTCAGGGCCATGGTCGCCCTCAGCGTCGCCTTCACGCCGCGGAGCCCCGCCAGGAAGCCCGTCGATGGGCTCAGGGCGCTCTTCGGGGATGAGTACTACGTCTGCCGCATTCAG GAGCCTGGAGCAATTGAAGCAGAATTCGCCCGCCTAGGCACGGATCTGGTCCTAAGAAAGTTCTTTACTTATCGGACTCCCGGCCCGCTGTTCATCCCAAAGAGCGGGTGGGGGTCACCAGATGACGAGGTGCCCTTGCCGAGCTGGATCACCGAGGAGGATGTCAAGTACTATGCAACCCAGTTTGACAAGACTGGTTTCACCGGAGGATTGAACTACTACCGTGCCTTGAACAA GACATGGGAGCTAACATCACCCTGGACGGGGGCTGAGATAAAGGTACCAGTGAAGTTCGTGATTGGAGATTTGGATTTGACATACCATACCCCAGGCATACAAGATTTTATTAACAAAGGTGGCCTCAAGAAGTATGTCCCATTACTGGATGATGTGGTGATAATGAAAGATGTTGGGCACTTCATAAATGAAGAAAAACCAGAGGAAGTTAGTGCGCATATAATCAGCTTCATAAAGAAATTCAACTGA
- the LOC100843852 gene encoding multiple organellar RNA editing factor 2, chloroplastic, whose product MAAGAAAGARRLLSRRASSSVSALLRRGPSVAAAVHEPLLRPAVVAPRLGFLRGMARRPGGDGYSPTRSGGGGGGERAPTEMAPLFPGCDYEHWLIVMDKPGGEGATKQQMIDCYIQTLAKILGSEEEAKKKIYNVSCEQYFGFGCEIDEETSNKLEGIPGVLFVLPDSYVDPENKDYGAELFVNGEIVQRSPERQRRVEPVPQRASDRPRYNDRTRYAWRRENQQR is encoded by the exons atggccgccggcgccgccgccggagcccggAGGCTCCTGTCCCGACGCGCGTCCTCCTCCGTATCCGCccttctccgccgcggccCGTCCGTGGCAGCGGCAGTACATGAGCCGCTGCTGCGCCCGGCGGTCGTGGCCCCCCGCCTCGGCTTCCTCCGCGGgatggcgcggcggccgggcggcgACGGGTACTCCCCGACGCGgtctggcggcggaggaggaggggaacgCGCGCCCACGGAGATGGCGCCGCTATTCCCCGGGTGCGACTACGAGCACTGGCTCATCGTCATGGACAAGCCCGGCGGGGAGGGCGCCACCAAGCAGCAGATGATCGACTGCTACATCCAGACCCTCGCCAAGATCCTCGGAAG cgaggaggaggccaagaAGAAGATTTACAATGTCTCGTGTGAGCAGTACTTCGGTTTCGGGTGTGAGATCGATGAGGAGACATCCAACAAGCTGGAAG GCATTCCTGGTGTTCTGTTTGTGCTTCCCGATTCATATGTTGATCCTGAGAACAAGGACTATGGAG CTGAGCTTTTTGTTAATGGAGAGATTGTCCAGAGGTCTCCGGAGAGGCAGAGAAGGGTGGAGCCTGTGCCTCAGAGAGCATCAGATAGGCCTAGGTACAATGACAGGACCCGCTATGCTTGGAGGAGGGAGAACCAACAACGGTGA
- the LOC112269838 gene encoding uncharacterized protein LOC112269838: MNSLAVLCRSSPLTPASSSPSPSPNRPVYIKVPRSRPAAHRHDMAAAARISSRTVAVATTAAPPVISPKENLHASLASTSEPPPLFDGTTRLYVAYHCPYTRRAWINRNYKTLIMDRREYDLLPRVSGQD, translated from the exons ATGAATTCGCTCGCTGTCCTTTGCCGCTCGTCACCACTGACACCTGCCTCCTCATCTCCCTCTCCGTCCCCCAATCGTCCTGTATATATAAAAGTCCCCCGCTCGCGACCAGCAGCTCACCGCCAcgacatggccgccgccgccaggatTTCCTCCCGAACCGTCGCCGTGGCAACAACCGCTGCACCACCGGTCAT CTCCCCGAAAGAAAATCTACACGCTTCCCTTGCCTCCACCTCCGAGCCCCCTCCGCTCTTCGACGGCACGACCAG GTTGTATGTTGCATATCACTGCCCATACACACGGCGCGCTTGGATTAACAGGAACTACAAG acacttattatggatcggagggagtatgatttaTTGCCCAGGGTTTCAGGACAAGATTAA
- the LOC104581576 gene encoding uncharacterized protein LOC104581576 → MKKPRRQPERKARIGVTRKSNRQKACKLKQQIQPRSVSDSCSSTCSSQLRKNGERCPVNMDRNHRTLSSTAASMRETHHWTTSEELFLLDPLATGPNAMAEREKFMANKRVYCNSAAAELNERFGNTNGYVPVTQPKVRTKFHQFGERYKAYQHQICPFIYKKKAKPISLDPAEVADIKAAGAFMEAHCSNTQFYLYLRILHDPVARTGFWLKHDYEKRKKYLDDLLEQNPEW, encoded by the exons ATGAAGAAGCCTCGGAGGCAGCCGGAGCGGAAGGCTCGCATCGGGGTAACAAGGAAATCAAATCGGCAGAAAGCTTGCAag CTGAAGCAACAGATTCAGCCAAGGAGCGTGAGCGATTCCTGTTCTTCCACTTGCTCCAGTCAGCTGAGGAAGAACGGCGag AGGTGTCCGGTAAATATGGACAGAAATCATAGGACTCTG AGTTCTACAGCAGCAAGTATGAGGGAAACCCATCATTGGACGACAAGTGAAGAACTATTTTTGTTGGACCCTTTGGCCACTGGTCCTAATGCTATGGCTGAGAGAGAAAAATTTATGGCGAACAAAAGGGTGTATTGTAACTCTGCTGCAGCGGAACTGAATGAACGTTTTGGAAATACCAACGGCTATGTTCCTGTGACTCAACCAAAGGTTAGGACAAAATTTCATCAGTTTGGTGAAAGATATAAAGCATATCAACATCAGATCTGTCCATTTATATATAAG AAAAAGGCAAAACCCATATCCTTGGATCCTGCCGAGGTAGCGGACATAAAAGCTGCAGGGGCGTTTATGGAAGCGCATTGCTCAAACACTCAGTTTTATTTGTATTTGCGGATACTGCATGACCCAGTTGCTCGGACGGGGTTTTGGCTGAAGCATGACtatgaaaaaaggaaaaaataccTCGATGACTTGTTG GAACAGAATCCGGAGTGGTGA